A region of Leishmania panamensis strain MHOM/PA/94/PSC-1 chromosome 33 sequence DNA encodes the following proteins:
- a CDS encoding vesicular protein trafficking mediator, putative (TriTrypDB/GeneDB-style sysID: LpmP.33.1990), which yields MGKDDQMCDILFNIKFASKQMTKSAAASEKSAEKERLNVKKALEKGNPEAARIYAENAIRKRNESLNYLRLASRLDAASSRIQTAVQMKMVTKAMSTTVKGMDKVLSSMDPMRIATVMDAFEQQVGTMDVNLGTMDAAFENSSASTVPVTEVDSLMEQVAAANNIDLSAKLSNKPLGNSIAMPERKQDVDEDDISERLKALQAL from the coding sequence ATGGGGAAGGACGACCAAATGTGCGACATTCTGTTCAACATAAAGTTTGCGTCCAAGCAGATGACAAagagcgctgccgcatcgGAAAAGTCGGCGGAAAAGGAGAGGCTGAATGTCAAgaaggcgctggagaagggCAACCCCGAGGCAGCCCGCATCTATGCCGAGAACGCGATTCGCAAGCGCAATGAGAGCCTGAATTATCTCCGCCTTGCCTCCCGCCTTGACGCTGCCTCGTCACGCATACAAACTGCCGTGCAGATGAAGATGGTGACCAAGGCGATGTCCACCACAGTGAAGGGCATGGACAAGGTCCTCAGCTCTATGGACCCCATGAGAATTGCAACGGTTATGGATGCCTTTGAGCAGCAAGTCGGAACGATGGACGTGAATCTGGGCACAATGGATGCTGCCTTCGAGAACTCCTCAGCCAGCACGGTGCCGGTGACTGAGGTTGACTCATTGATGGAGCAGGTGGCTGCGGCGAACAATATTGATCTTAGCGCAAAGCTTAGCAATAAACCGCTGGGCAACAGCATTGCAATGCCTGAGCGGAAGCAGGAtgtggacgaggacgacatTTCGGAGCGTCTCAAAGCTCTACAGGCGCTGTAA
- a CDS encoding hypothetical protein (TriTrypDB/GeneDB-style sysID: LpmP.33.1970): MQECGLPNRRCRHGKTRMATATCSDGSFVFVVNDDWTVHGFHVGKRTVRELKPMLSQFESQSVNLANNRGGCAKLSEENNDGHGVTGAGKEAESSMPCPPSKISTPPHKLACPRLFARAISDTQVLLALQGSSTILQCACESKTSRSDEWTVVAKMRLPRRLQATCEVVGLSTRGCLVRQFELTEGSVQTSTAAAPSGAQTGASVNGQNTVAYFVVPLEMKATGKASVAVAVTCGNAGTTESSAATPKTDTVGEESERTSVAPSVPSETSWAEGKRKRKKKSIAVAANSDAPASATSPEAPSASASDTGNAESGSSGRCNAEHPLQRAILRLLVHAGISGKDQFTGAFAKDTASDGVDTAGAAAAAPAACGHEWHSTDTFVTAGGVVIGVVLGLLVMRHFALL, encoded by the coding sequence ATGCAGGAGTGCGGCTTGCCgaaccgccgctgccgccacggtaAGACCCGTATGGCGACTGCAACGTGCAGCGACGGTTCGTTTGTGTTCGTGGTGAATGATGACTGGACGGTGCACGGCTTTCACGTCGGCAAGCGCACTGTGCGAGAGCTGAAGCCGATGCTGTCTCAGTTTGAGTCGCAATCGGTTAACCTCGCCAACAACCGTGGCGGGTGCGCAAAGTTGAGCGAGGAGAACAACGATGGCCATGGGGTGACGGGGGCaggaaaagaggcggagTCTTCAATGCCATGCCCGCCTTCAAAAATTTCAACACCCCCCCACAAACTCGCGTGTCCGCGCCTCTTTGCCCGTGCAATCAGCGACACCCAGGTGCTCCTCGCCCTCCAGGGCTCCTCTACTATTTTGCAGTGTGCCTGCGAGTCGAAAACTAGCCGCAGTGACGAATGGACTGTGGTCGCTAAGATGCGTTTGCCGCGGAGACTGCAGGCGACATGCGAAGTGGTCGGCCTCTCCACTCGAGGGTGTCTCGTCCGTCAGTTTGAGCTGACAGAGGGCAGTGTACAGACGTCGACAGCGGCCGCTCCTTCAGGCGCACAGACGGGGGCGTCTGTAAATGGCCAAAATACTGTCGCGTACTTTGTGGTGCCACTGGAAATGAAGGCGACCGGCAAGgcctcggtggcggtggctgtcACCTGTGGCAATGCAGGCACCACGGAAAGCAGTGCCGCGACGCCAAAGACGGACACTGTaggcgaggagagcgagagaacgTCGGTGGCACCGTCTGTGCCCTCAGAGACGTCGTGGGCGGAGGGAAAGCGGAAGCGCAAAAAGAAGTccatcgccgtcgcagcgAACAGCGACGCACCGGCGTCCGCAACGTCTCCGGAGGCCCCATCCGCAAGCGCCAGTGACACAGGCAATGCGGAGTCCGGCAGTAGCGGCCGCTGCAACGCAGAACACCCCTTGCAGCGTGCTATTCTACGGCTGCTTGTGCATGCTGGCATCAGCGGCAAGGACCAGTTCACTGGTGCCTTTGCAAAAGACACTGCCAGCGATGGTGTTGAcactgcaggagcagcggccgctgcgcctgcggCATGCGGACATGAATGGCACTCTACTGATACGTTCGTGACCGCGGGAGGTGTGGTGATAGGCGTTGTGTTGGGCCTACTGGTAATGCGCCACTTCGCACTCCTGTAG
- a CDS encoding nucleolar GTP-binding protein, putative (TriTrypDB/GeneDB-style sysID: LpmP.33.1950), with amino-acid sequence MTSVYNFKTIAVVPAYKDFMDIVLSKTQRKTPTIVHKGYHISRIRQFYMRKVKFTQKTINEKLTFILQEFPRMDDIHPFYGDLMHVLYDRDHYKVALGQVGAVRHMVDNIGRDYVRLLKYGDSLYRCKQLKRAALGRMATACKKLNSALAYLEKVRQHMSRLPSIDPNARTLLVTGFPNVGKSSFMNKVTRADVEVQPYAFTTKSLFVGHTDYKYTTWQVIDTPGILDHSLEERNVIEMQAITALAHLRACILFFMDLSGQCGYSIEQQVSLFNSIGPLFTGKPVVVVFNKCDVCTIDDVSTAEQELIMDAIQEAGAKWITTSTLTDIGVGDLKSVACDVLLAHRSEQKEGSGRYQAIQNRLYCATPQQRDEVERPTFVPASVLQERATGEPPRRRRKTERDYEWENGGPGQYQRNERKTWDLEDPVWVDDIIPDIMDGHNIYDNIDPDIHQRLLELEAEEEARLEDLELEASRKHEQYTLDNDTLEAVKFIKDRVKVLKMERAMKNPAIRRTHSQAIAIDKFNKRTGSQDARAKSIADGSGEVPTRKRGRSMSAAQEALIRDRSGSAHVSTKTTRSISAASPSRERSMSVNRGDGYRDVNEKLRAVKLSKVKTRPLARQARKGEGDHHIPNLRPMHLFTGKVKSNGARDRR; translated from the coding sequence ATGACGTCCGTGTACAACTTCAAGACAATCGCCGTCGTCCCGGCGTACAAGGACTTTATGGACATTGTCCTGTCCAAGACGCAGCGCAAGACGCCGACGATAGTGCACAAGGGATACCACATCTCCCGCATTCGCCAGTTCTACATGCGCAAGGTCAAGTTCACGCAGAAGACCATCAATGAGAAACTTACCTTTATCCTTCAGGAGTTCCCACGCATGGATGACATCCACCCCTTCTATGGCGATCTCATGCACGTCTTGTACGACCGTGATCACTACAAAGTGGCGCTTGGTCAGGTTGGCGCTGTTCGCCACATGGTGGACAACATCGGTCGCGATTACGTACGTCTGCTCAAGTACGGTGACTCTCTCTACCGCTGCAAGCAGCTGAAGCGTGCGGCCCTTGGCCGCATGGCGACGGCGTGCAAGAAGCTCAACAGCGCGCTTGCCTACTTGGAGAAGGTACGTCAGCACATGTCTCGCCTGCCCTCCATCGACCCCAATGCGCGCACGCTTCTCGTGACGGGCTTCCCGAACGTAGGCAAGTCTAGCTTTATGAACAAGGTCACGCGCGCTGATGTGGAGGTGCAGCCGTACGCCTTCACGACCAAGTCGCTCTTTGTCGGTCACACAGACTACAAGTACACTACCTGGCAGGTGATCGACACCCCTGGCATCCTAGACCACTCTCTGGAGGAGCGTAACGTCATCGAGATGCAGGCGATCACCGCGCTGGCGCACCTTCGCGCCTGCATCCTCTTCTTCATGGACCTGAGCGGCCAGTGCGGCTACTCAATCGAGCAGCAGGTCTCCCTCTTCAACTCCATCGGCCCTCTGTTTACTGGGAAGcccgttgtcgtcgtcttcaaCAAGTGCGACGTGTGTACCATCGACGATGTCTCAACGGCGGAGCAGGAGCTCATCATGGACGCCATTCAGGAGGCCGGCGCAAAGTGGATTACGACTAGCACACTGACAGACATCGGTGTCGGCGATCTCAAGTCCGTCGCCTGCGACGTACTACTCGCCCACCGCTCGGAGCAGAAAGAGGGCTCTGGGCGCTACCAGGCGATTCAGAACCGCCTCTACTGCGCCACCCCTCAGCAGCGCGATGAGGTGGAGCGACCCACCTTTGTGccggcgtcggtgctgcaggagcgcgcCACAGGTGagccgccgaggcggcgccgcaaaACGGAACGTGACTACGAGTGGGAGAATGGCGGCCCGGGGCAGTACCAGAGAAACGAGCGCAAGACCTGGGATCTGGAGGACCCTGTATGGGTCGACGACATCATTCCCGACATCATGGACGGCCACAACATCTACGACAACATTGACCCTGACATCCATCAGCGCctgctggagctggaggcggaggaggaggcacggcTGGAGGATCTTGAGCTAGAGGCGTCCCGCAAGCACGAGCAGTACACCCTGGACAACGACACCCTTGAGGCGGTTAAGTTCATCAAGGATAGGGTAAAGGTACTGAAGATGGAGCGCGCAATGAAGAACCCTGCCATCCGGCGTACACACAGCCAGGCGATAGCGATCGACAAGTTCAACAAGCGCACCGGCAGTCAGGATGCCAGAGCGAAGTCCATCGCggacggcagcggtgaggtGCCTACCCGCAAACGCGGCCGCTCCATGTCTGCcgcgcaggaggcgctcaTCCGCGACCGCTCCGGCTCTGCACACGTTAGCACCAAGACGACTCGTAGCATCAGTGCTGCCTCACCTAGTCGCGAGCGCAGCATGAGCGTCAACCGCGGCGACGGCTACCGTGATGTGAACGAGAAGCTGCGCGCTGTGAAGCTGAGCAAGGTGAAGACGCGTCCGCTGGCCCGCCAGGCacggaagggggagggtgacCACCACATCCCGAACCTGCGCCCTATGCATTTGTTCACGGGTAAAGTGAAGAGCAACGGCGCTCGTGACCGGCGTTAA
- a CDS encoding hypothetical protein (TriTrypDB/GeneDB-style sysID: LpmP.33.1960) — protein sequence MGTSSIMSETLDMWDVYRLFCISAAAGADEGELQERLGIVEDYLTDYEALCHALGRALCTTHVQEIGLLVADEAEGRRFLWHNVEFLPWTLFVESSFAQVQALVAEQETAMRHSLLATYAASFTELLFPYEELLRMRLTWEALDSLALKACIVGRYGVREGQLARTSIPGYMTDSTFSTSASAATAAATVRDLLSEEHQERQEMVAARRQHIAGFLLFLASNEKHRSFTSTSVSGMGPLLQLKGNRVLTARQVLDGSATRIQSAYRGYRVRSVHTAPRRQRGALAGLSVGFPLPLSV from the coding sequence ATGGGCACTAGCAGCATCATGTCGGAGACTCTCGATATGTGGGATGTCTACCGCCTCTTCTgcatctctgccgccgccggcgccgacgaaggtgagctgcaggagcgactCGGGATTGTGGAGGACTATCTGACTGACTACGAAGCGCTGTGCCACGCGCTTGGCAGGGCCCTGTGCACCACGCACGTGCAGGAAATCGGCCTACTCGTCGCGGACGAGGCAGAGGGGCGTCGGTTTTTGTGGCATAATGTCGAATTTCTGCCGTGGACGCTTTTTGTCGAGTCCTCCTTTGCACAGgtgcaggcgctggtggCCGAGCAGGAGACAGCGATGCGCCACAGTCTTCTGGCCACGTATGCCGCATCCTTCACAGAGCTGCTCTTCCCTTACGAGGAGTTGCTGCGAATGCGGCTCACGTGGGAAGCACTCGACTCACTGGCACTGAAGGCGTGCATTGTCGGCCGATACGGTGTCCGCGAAGGCCAGCTGGCCCGCACGAGCATTCCAGGGTATATGACTGATTCAACCTTTTCGACCTCTGCAAGTGcagccacggctgctgcgacggtgcgTGACCTTCTCTCAGAAGAGCATCAGGAGCGTCAAGAGATGGTGGCAGCACGCAGGCAGCACATTGCAggtttcctcctttttttggCCTCTAATGAGAAGCACCGTAGTTTTACCTCTACCTCTGTGAGCGGCATGGGGCCCCTACTACAGCTGAAGGGAAACCGCGTATTGACAGCACGCCAGGTGCTAGACGGCAGTGCAACCCGCATTCAGTCCGCATATCGAGGGTACCGTGTGCGTTCCGTGCACACTGCGccgcgacgacagcgaggagCGCTGGCAGGGCTCTCGGTTggctttcctctccctctgtctgtctga
- a CDS encoding hypothetical protein (TriTrypDB/GeneDB-style sysID: LpmP.33.1980): protein MSNKESLKAAMRESLEANGTISHIKAELRAAIFERLSDVTTSGDGRNVVNPPVPPENMVINELIKEYLTFNGLEHTLAVFQLEARSPDSQVPRRVLASELNMAAAPSSVPLLYAMLHEARLSKDMGP, encoded by the coding sequence ATGTCGAACAAAGAGTCCCTCAAGGCTGCGATGCGAGAGTCGCTGGAGGCGAACGGGACTATTAGCCACATCAAGGCTGAACTCCGCGCCGCCATCTTCGAGCGACTCTCTGATGTCACTACCAGTGGCGATGGCAGGAATGTGGTGAACCCACCTGTACCTCCAGAGAACATGGTGATCAATGAGCTCATCAAGGAATACCTCACCTTCAATGGTCTAGAGCACACGCTGGCCGTCTTTCAGCTCGAGGCTCGATCGCCGGACAGCCAAGTGCCGCGTCGCGTACTGGCGTCAGAACTGAACATGGCTGCCGCCCCGTCGTCTGTCCCGCTGCTGTACGCTATGCTTCACGAGGCGCGCCTTTCAAAAGATATGGGACCGTAA